A region from the Rhinoderma darwinii isolate aRhiDar2 chromosome 2, aRhiDar2.hap1, whole genome shotgun sequence genome encodes:
- the LOC142740359 gene encoding ecto-ADP-ribosyltransferase 5-like — protein MGSYSSMTRCPLPVFCLALFILITEQVSCLRVQLEMYEDSFDDQYIGCLDRMESITPELLKTEREEQPELDKAWNISSATWNQRKSWIGRLPDGFKDEYGMALLLYTYMDLPVHKDLNRAVREYGQHPDSFRFHSLHFYLTRALALLRAGCEGKPQSTYRGASKVQFEPPPDPEATIRLSQFSSSSTDIGQAQQFGNASFFNITTCFGADIEKFSYYPSQKEVLIPVDEVFRVTDYIKEGNRLILQTTSRRCSFYNCAYLGGSKRESCVYNSATTIGNCRETITAPLLVTMSIAIITATSFLTS, from the exons GTCTCCTGCCTGCGAGTACAGCTGGAAATGTACGAGGATTCATTTGACGACCAATACATCGGATGTCTCGACAGAATGGAGTCGATCACCCCGGAATTACTGAAGACGGAAAGAGAGGAGCAACCTGAGCTGGACAAGGCCTGGAATATTTCATCCGCAACATGGAACCAAAGAAAGTCTTGGATCGGACGTCTTCCTGATGGGTTTAAGGATGAATACGGGATGGCGTTATTATTATATACCTACATGGATTTACCCGTCCACAAAGACCTGAACCGCGCCGTCCGGGAATATGGACAACATCCCGACTCCTTCCGGTTCCATTCATTGCATTTCTATCTTACCAGAGCTCTGGCTTTGCTTCGAGCCGGATGTGAAGGGAAACCGCAGTCCACATACAGAGGGGCCAGTAAGGTTCAGTTTGAGCCGCCCCCTGACCCTGAGGCCACCATAAGACTGAGCCAGttctcttcctcctccactgacaTCGGGCAGGCACAACAATTTGGCAACGCATCGTTCTTCAATATTACCACCTGTTTCGGAGCGGATATAGAGAAGTTCTCATACTACCCGTCCCAGAAGGAGGTGCTCATACCGGTGGACGAAGTGTTTAGGGTCACAGACTACATTAAGGAGGGGAACAGGCTCATCCTGCAGACCACCAGTAGGAGGTGCAGCTTTTACAACTGTGCCTACCTGGGGG GTAGTAAAAGGGAAAGCTGCGTCTATAACTCAG CTACAACTATCGGGAATTGCAGGGAAACAATTACAGCACCCCTACTGGTCACAATGAGCATTGCAATCATTACTGCTACAAGCTTCTTGACAAGCTGA